In Fusobacterium canifelinum, a genomic segment contains:
- a CDS encoding YadA C-terminal domain-containing protein, whose product MKNKIFNILLYIFLLNSTDIFSLDNDIKEIEPIESIHSDENVSTFVKDNTKDGSANSYEENYKSKNSNIVSTNKDLKNNKKEEDGREDRFEEITDRTNRITALGSAMGAVDLSKTPANKFRVGAGVGHSAKNQAVAVGIGYAPTERLRLNTKISTTTNSTKANRSNGISIGASYDLDW is encoded by the coding sequence ATGAAAAATAAAATATTTAACATTCTCTTATATATTTTTCTATTGAATAGTACTGATATTTTTTCTTTAGATAATGATATCAAAGAAATTGAACCAATTGAATCAATTCATTCTGATGAAAATGTTTCTACCTTTGTTAAAGATAATACAAAAGATGGTTCTGCAAATTCTTATGAAGAAAATTATAAATCTAAAAATTCTAATATAGTAAGTACAAATAAAGATTTAAAAAATAATAAAAAAGAGGAGGATGGCAGAGAAGATAGATTTGAAGAAATTACTGATAGAACAAATAGAATAACAGCTTTAGGTTCTGCTATGGGAGCAGTTGACTTGAGTAAAACTCCCGCTAATAAATTTAGAGTAGGAGCTGGCGTAGGCCATTCAGCTAAGAATCAAGCAGTTGCTGTAGGAATTGGCTATGCTCCAACAGAAAGATTAAGACTTAATACAAAAATATCTACTACTACAAACTCTACTAAAGCCAATAGATCAAATGGTATTTCAATAGGAGCTTCTTATGATTTAGATTGGTAA